In Desulfosediminicola ganghwensis, a single window of DNA contains:
- a CDS encoding MerR family transcriptional regulator, whose protein sequence is MNRNGQYFIGDMSRICNISKKALRYYDEINLIPSHREDCNNYRYYTEESLLAVPVIKYYKQMGFTLEQMKEFIEGVNSNVFRSIQSSFQAKLVELADEQEKSRRKTISVKDWHDLILEAQAVIEHHSTDVSIKFVEPATLLFQDQIYANNIKASIINIEFTKHVEDIQNEITGPVIINYSSRKARVANKDQKIKMLQKTIIPCREENLYHFGGYLMLSCYHVGAHENIPETYRKIERWAKDSGYVLGEETFERYVTDYWTTRNRSKFVTEILIKAVRSEGAGNTII, encoded by the coding sequence ATGAACAGAAACGGTCAATATTTCATCGGAGACATGAGCCGCATTTGCAACATATCGAAAAAGGCGTTGCGTTATTATGATGAAATCAACCTCATCCCCTCGCACAGAGAGGATTGTAACAATTACCGATATTATACAGAAGAGTCGCTATTAGCTGTCCCGGTTATTAAGTATTACAAACAGATGGGGTTTACTCTCGAGCAGATGAAGGAGTTTATAGAGGGGGTAAATTCCAATGTTTTTCGCTCCATACAGTCCTCGTTTCAAGCAAAGCTCGTTGAACTGGCTGATGAACAGGAGAAAAGTCGCAGAAAAACAATTTCAGTTAAGGATTGGCATGATCTCATCCTTGAGGCACAAGCGGTGATAGAACACCACAGCACCGATGTATCCATAAAATTCGTAGAGCCTGCTACACTGCTCTTTCAGGACCAGATCTACGCAAATAACATCAAGGCTTCAATCATCAACATCGAATTCACCAAGCATGTTGAAGATATCCAAAATGAGATTACTGGTCCGGTGATCATCAATTACTCATCCCGCAAGGCAAGAGTTGCAAACAAGGACCAGAAGATAAAGATGCTGCAGAAGACCATCATTCCTTGCCGGGAGGAAAATCTTTATCATTTTGGTGGATACCTGATGTTATCCTGTTACCACGTAGGGGCTCACGAGAACATACCGGAGACATACCGCAAGATTGAGCGTTGGGCAAAGGATAGTGGATATGTGCTTGGAGAAGAGACATTTGAGCGCTACGTGACCGATTACTGGACCACCCGCAACAGATCGAAATTTGTTACGGAAATACTCATCAAGGCTGTACGCTCTGAGGGGGCGGGAAACACAATTATTTAA
- a CDS encoding BMC domain-containing protein produces the protein MRYYGEEALGLIETLGMVPAISGADIMLKTADVKLISYENIGSTLVTVMVKGDVAAVKASVEAGAAAAAEIGKLTAQNVMPRPIKAVGDVVSVHAIQDDDQDAPQERPKAMGFIETFGIVYVLEAADAMVKAADVQLVGYENVASGYISVLVEGDVAACQAAVEAGVKAVEEMGTEVYSSLVIPTPHPDLKKITNIYDIESLLP, from the coding sequence ATGAGGTATTACGGCGAAGAGGCGCTCGGGCTTATTGAAACTCTTGGGATGGTGCCCGCAATCAGCGGTGCTGATATTATGCTGAAAACAGCAGATGTCAAACTTATATCCTATGAGAACATTGGTTCCACTCTCGTTACCGTTATGGTCAAGGGTGACGTAGCCGCCGTGAAGGCATCTGTGGAAGCCGGTGCCGCTGCCGCTGCAGAGATCGGCAAACTTACTGCCCAGAACGTCATGCCGCGCCCGATCAAGGCCGTCGGCGACGTGGTCTCAGTTCACGCAATCCAGGACGATGACCAGGACGCCCCCCAGGAAAGACCTAAGGCCATGGGCTTTATTGAAACATTCGGCATCGTCTATGTCCTTGAGGCAGCGGACGCCATGGTCAAGGCAGCCGATGTACAACTGGTCGGCTATGAGAATGTTGCATCCGGTTACATCTCGGTTCTGGTTGAAGGTGATGTGGCAGCATGTCAAGCCGCAGTTGAGGCCGGGGTGAAAGCCGTTGAGGAGATGGGGACAGAAGTATACAGCTCCCTGGTCATCCCGACCCCGCATCCCGATTTGAAAAAGATCACCAATATCTACGATATCGAATCACTTTTACCGTAA
- a CDS encoding aldehyde dehydrogenase family protein: MIIDNDLLSIQHARIIAENGSEAYKKLASFSQEKLDDIVDHVAEAVAQHIPELAVLACEETDSGNWQDKAAKNRFVCELLPAQLKKMRCVGIIDEDAETCTMDVGVPLGVIVALCPVTSPVSTTISKTLLAIKSGNAVLFSPHPGAANSMGRVLDIMIEAAQAAGLPEGCIAYLDPISKTGSLELMKHPATALILATGVPGMLDAARATGKPLIYGGTGNGPAFIERTADVRQAVKDIVASKVFDNGLAPSAEQSIVVDACIAEEVRAALREHNGYFLSKGELQQLARTLFCSKGILRKGMVGQPVQVLAKRAGLSIPADTTILIAERKYVSEDDPFARELLCPVLAFYVEADWMDACEKCIELLLHERNAHSLVIHSQDKEVIRQFALKKPVGRLLVNTPASFGGMGATTNLFPSMTLGSSSAGRGITSDNVSPMNLIYIRKVGYGVQKSDGFLGQTTDNCASKAPDPDALALNETAKAEAIQKILTEAIKALSDPADR, from the coding sequence ATGATTATTGACAATGATCTTCTCTCTATCCAGCATGCCAGGATCATCGCTGAAAATGGTTCTGAAGCTTATAAAAAACTGGCTTCTTTTTCCCAGGAAAAGCTGGATGATATAGTCGATCATGTTGCTGAGGCTGTGGCTCAGCATATTCCTGAACTCGCTGTTTTAGCCTGCGAAGAAACCGACAGCGGCAATTGGCAGGATAAGGCGGCAAAAAACCGGTTCGTCTGTGAACTGCTGCCCGCTCAGCTGAAAAAAATGCGGTGTGTGGGAATCATAGACGAGGATGCGGAGACCTGCACCATGGATGTCGGTGTACCGCTGGGGGTGATAGTGGCCCTTTGCCCTGTGACAAGTCCAGTTTCAACGACTATATCCAAGACCTTGCTCGCCATAAAATCTGGTAATGCTGTTCTCTTTTCCCCCCATCCTGGAGCCGCAAACTCAATGGGCAGGGTATTGGATATTATGATAGAGGCTGCACAGGCAGCTGGTCTGCCCGAGGGTTGCATTGCTTACCTCGACCCAATCAGCAAGACCGGAAGCCTGGAACTGATGAAACATCCGGCAACCGCCCTTATCCTCGCTACCGGGGTCCCAGGCATGTTGGATGCAGCCAGGGCGACAGGTAAACCCCTCATATATGGTGGTACTGGTAATGGTCCAGCCTTCATTGAACGTACGGCCGATGTCCGCCAGGCGGTCAAGGACATAGTAGCCAGCAAGGTTTTTGATAACGGTCTGGCACCCTCAGCCGAGCAATCCATCGTCGTAGATGCCTGCATAGCAGAGGAAGTCAGGGCTGCTCTGCGGGAGCATAACGGCTATTTCCTGTCCAAAGGTGAACTGCAGCAACTTGCCCGAACTCTTTTCTGTTCGAAAGGTATTCTCCGAAAAGGCATGGTTGGTCAGCCGGTGCAGGTTCTTGCCAAAAGAGCAGGCCTTTCGATACCGGCGGATACCACAATTCTTATTGCTGAACGCAAATATGTCTCTGAGGATGATCCGTTCGCCAGAGAACTGCTCTGTCCGGTCCTTGCCTTTTATGTCGAAGCGGACTGGATGGACGCTTGTGAGAAATGTATCGAATTACTGCTCCACGAACGCAATGCCCATTCACTGGTCATCCATTCGCAAGACAAAGAAGTAATCAGGCAATTCGCCCTGAAGAAGCCCGTGGGCAGACTGCTGGTCAACACTCCTGCCTCTTTCGGGGGCATGGGCGCCACCACCAATTTATTTCCGTCGATGACCCTTGGCAGTAGCTCCGCTGGCCGTGGAATCACCTCCGATAACGTTTCCCCCATGAACCTGATTTACATTCGCAAGGTTGGTTACGGGGTACAGAAAAGTGACGGATTTTTAGGGCAGACAACCGATAACTGCGCAAGCAAAGCACCCGATCCGGACGCTTTGGCATTGAATGAAACCGCCAAAGCCGAGGCAATACAAAAAATACTAACCGAAGCGATCAAGGCTCTCTCTGACCCTGCGGATCGATAG
- the cutC gene encoding choline trimethylamine-lyase, with product MDLHDFSQKLAEATKNLNAEERASLKKIFEGVSAEVFSKPVEASEPVVSATCSAPDGPTERHIRLKKNFLNQVPTITTHRARAITKIAKENPGLPKAVLRGKCFKYCCETAPLVIQDDELIVGSPCGAPRAGSFSPDIAWRWVKDEIDTIGTRAQDPFFISEEDKKIMRDELFPFWEGQSVDEYCEQQYREAGMWEISGESYVTDCSYHAVNGGGDSNPGYDVILMKKGMLDIKREAEEKLAELNYENPDDLDKIYFYKSLIDTAEGVMIYAKRISDYACELAAKETDPKRKAELEKISAINARVPAHKPETFWEAIQAVWTVESLLIVEENQTGMSIGRVDQYMYPYFKADLEAGRMTEYEAFDLAGCMLVKMSEMMWLTSEDASKFFAGYQPFVNMCVGGVDRDGIDATNDLTYLLMDAVRHVKVYQPSLATRVHNRSPQKYLKKIVDVIRAGMGFPAIHFDDAHIKMMLAKGCSIEDARDYCLMGCVEPQKSGRLYQWTSTAYTQWPICIEMVLNHGVPLWYQKQVCPDMGPLNQYQSYEQFDTAVKEMIKHVTKWSSVGTVISQRIHRQLAPKPLMSMMYEGCMESGKDVSAGGAMYNFGPGVVWSGLATHADSMAAIKKLVFDEKKYTLAELNEALKAEFKGYEQVKADCLAAPKYGNDDDYADLIVNDLINFTEREHRKYKTLYSVLSHGTLSISNNTPFGQLLGASANGRDAWMPLSDGISPSQGADYKGPTAIIKSVSKMACDSMNIGMVHNFKLMSGLLDTPEGENGLISLLRTACMLGNGEMQFNYLDNDTLLEAQKHPEKYRDLVVRVAGYSAFFVELCKDVQDEIISRTMLNDI from the coding sequence GTGGATCTTCATGATTTTTCACAAAAGCTCGCGGAAGCTACAAAGAACCTGAATGCAGAGGAGCGGGCTTCTTTGAAAAAAATCTTCGAAGGCGTTTCTGCGGAAGTTTTTAGCAAACCGGTCGAGGCGAGTGAACCTGTCGTCTCAGCAACCTGTAGCGCACCCGATGGACCTACCGAGCGTCACATACGCCTTAAAAAGAACTTTCTCAATCAGGTGCCAACCATCACCACCCACCGCGCGCGTGCCATCACCAAAATCGCCAAGGAAAACCCCGGACTACCCAAGGCCGTCCTCCGCGGTAAGTGCTTCAAATATTGCTGTGAGACTGCACCTCTGGTGATTCAGGACGATGAGCTCATCGTCGGTTCCCCCTGTGGCGCTCCCCGGGCCGGCTCCTTCTCTCCTGACATCGCATGGCGATGGGTCAAGGACGAAATCGATACCATCGGAACCCGTGCCCAGGACCCCTTCTTCATCTCTGAAGAAGATAAGAAGATCATGCGCGATGAGTTGTTCCCCTTCTGGGAAGGGCAATCCGTGGACGAGTATTGCGAGCAGCAGTACCGCGAAGCGGGTATGTGGGAAATTTCCGGTGAGTCGTATGTCACCGATTGCTCCTACCACGCTGTAAACGGCGGTGGCGACTCCAACCCCGGCTACGACGTGATCCTCATGAAAAAGGGCATGCTCGACATCAAAAGGGAAGCCGAAGAGAAACTTGCCGAACTCAATTACGAGAATCCCGATGACCTGGACAAGATCTACTTTTACAAGTCCCTCATCGACACTGCCGAAGGCGTGATGATCTACGCCAAGCGTATTTCTGATTACGCCTGCGAGCTGGCCGCCAAAGAGACCGATCCCAAGCGTAAAGCCGAGCTTGAGAAAATCTCTGCTATCAACGCCCGCGTTCCAGCCCACAAGCCCGAGACGTTCTGGGAAGCCATCCAGGCTGTCTGGACCGTTGAATCTCTCCTCATCGTAGAAGAGAACCAGACAGGCATGTCCATCGGCCGTGTGGACCAGTACATGTACCCCTACTTCAAGGCAGACCTCGAAGCCGGTCGCATGACTGAGTACGAAGCCTTCGACCTGGCCGGTTGTATGCTGGTGAAGATGTCTGAGATGATGTGGCTCACCAGTGAAGATGCCTCCAAGTTCTTCGCAGGCTACCAACCCTTCGTCAACATGTGTGTAGGCGGTGTTGACCGTGACGGCATCGACGCCACCAACGATCTCACCTACCTGCTGATGGATGCCGTTCGACACGTCAAGGTGTACCAGCCCTCCCTGGCCACCCGTGTCCATAATCGCTCGCCCCAGAAGTACCTGAAGAAGATTGTAGACGTGATCCGCGCCGGTATGGGCTTTCCTGCCATTCACTTCGACGATGCCCATATCAAGATGATGCTGGCCAAGGGCTGTTCCATCGAAGACGCTCGTGACTACTGTCTCATGGGTTGCGTGGAGCCACAGAAATCCGGTCGTCTCTACCAGTGGACCTCCACCGCTTACACCCAGTGGCCCATCTGTATCGAGATGGTACTCAACCACGGCGTACCCCTCTGGTACCAGAAGCAAGTCTGCCCTGACATGGGCCCCCTCAATCAGTATCAGAGCTATGAGCAATTCGATACCGCGGTCAAGGAGATGATCAAGCACGTGACCAAGTGGTCAAGCGTTGGAACCGTGATCTCCCAGCGTATCCACCGTCAGCTGGCGCCCAAGCCACTCATGTCCATGATGTACGAAGGATGCATGGAGTCCGGCAAGGACGTTTCCGCCGGAGGCGCCATGTACAACTTCGGCCCCGGTGTTGTCTGGAGTGGCCTTGCCACCCACGCCGACTCCATGGCGGCCATCAAGAAGCTGGTCTTCGATGAAAAGAAGTACACACTCGCAGAATTGAACGAAGCCCTGAAGGCTGAATTCAAGGGTTACGAGCAGGTAAAGGCAGATTGTCTTGCTGCGCCCAAGTACGGCAACGACGACGATTACGCTGATCTCATCGTCAACGACCTCATCAACTTTACCGAGCGTGAGCACCGCAAATACAAGACCCTTTACTCTGTCTTGAGTCACGGCACTCTCTCCATCTCCAACAACACGCCCTTCGGTCAGCTCCTTGGAGCCTCCGCCAACGGACGTGATGCGTGGATGCCTCTCTCCGACGGTATCAGTCCAAGCCAGGGCGCCGACTACAAGGGCCCCACCGCCATCATAAAATCTGTCTCCAAAATGGCGTGTGACAGCATGAACATCGGCATGGTTCACAACTTCAAGCTGATGAGTGGGCTTCTAGACACCCCCGAAGGGGAAAATGGCCTCATCTCCCTGCTCCGTACCGCCTGTATGCTCGGCAACGGTGAGATGCAGTTCAACTATCTCGACAACGATACCTTGCTGGAAGCTCAGAAACATCCGGAAAAGTATCGCGATCTAGTGGTTCGGGTTGCCGGTTACAGCGCATTTTTCGTCGAGCTCTGCAAAGACGTTCAGGATGAAATCATCAGCAGAACAATGCTCAACGACATTTAA
- the cutD gene encoding choline TMA-lyase-activating enzyme, whose amino-acid sequence MERKALIFNIQKYNMYDGPGVRTLVFFQGCPLRCKWCSNPESQKKAHQLFYKSNNCVNCGSCAKVCPVGIHTMTTGGIHQINREIECIGCRKCEKACAKSALAITGERKSISELVEIIEEDKPFYEVSGGGVTLGGGEVLMQPEAAANLLQVCRHRGLNTAIETCGYARLAVIEKVAEFTDLFLFDVKHMDSDRHYELTGVRNEMILTNLKWLLENRHPVKIRMPLLKGVNDGEHEVNRLIEFLGPYQDFNNFKGVDLLPYHKMGVNKYMQLGWEYPIQGDPKLSDADLERIEAQIKQHKFPVAIIRH is encoded by the coding sequence ATGGAAAGAAAAGCACTGATATTCAACATCCAGAAATACAATATGTATGATGGCCCCGGGGTAAGAACCCTGGTGTTCTTTCAGGGGTGTCCTCTTCGTTGCAAGTGGTGCTCAAATCCCGAAAGCCAGAAGAAAGCCCACCAGCTATTCTACAAGAGCAACAACTGTGTCAACTGTGGCAGTTGTGCCAAGGTTTGCCCTGTTGGAATCCACACCATGACAACAGGGGGAATCCACCAGATCAACCGAGAAATTGAGTGCATTGGCTGCAGGAAATGCGAAAAGGCCTGCGCCAAGTCTGCTCTTGCCATAACCGGTGAGCGGAAATCAATCTCTGAGCTGGTGGAAATAATCGAAGAAGACAAACCGTTCTACGAAGTTTCCGGGGGCGGGGTCACCCTCGGTGGCGGAGAGGTGCTGATGCAGCCGGAGGCTGCGGCCAACCTGCTGCAGGTATGCAGGCACAGGGGGCTCAACACCGCCATTGAAACCTGCGGCTATGCACGACTTGCCGTTATAGAAAAGGTGGCCGAATTTACTGATCTTTTTCTCTTCGACGTCAAGCATATGGACTCCGACCGTCATTACGAACTTACCGGTGTGCGTAACGAGATGATACTCACCAACCTCAAATGGTTGCTGGAAAATCGTCACCCTGTGAAAATTCGTATGCCGCTGCTCAAAGGAGTGAATGACGGTGAACATGAGGTCAATCGCCTTATTGAGTTCCTCGGTCCATACCAGGATTTTAATAACTTCAAAGGAGTCGACCTTCTTCCATACCACAAGATGGGAGTCAACAAATACATGCAACTGGGATGGGAGTACCCTATTCAAGGGGACCCAAAACTCTCAGATGCAGATTTGGAACGTATAGAAGCTCAAATTAAACAGCACAAGTTCCCGGTTGCCATTATACGCCACTAG
- a CDS encoding BMC domain-containing protein gives MDALGFIETKGLLAAVEAADAMVKAAAVRLIEKNLVGAGLVTITVSGEVSAVRASVDAGVTAVNRIQGAVLVSQHVIARPYEEMATLIGTGGDLTPPALPSGKDGGGETASEQASDSTAQPDEIATAAQDEAPKAATVEKTGPKKEEPAPTKTGVLPISGLKRLTVSKLRQIALGLSGISLTELEIRKATKKKLIEAIVTVTDR, from the coding sequence ATGGACGCACTTGGGTTTATTGAAACAAAAGGATTGCTGGCCGCAGTTGAAGCGGCAGACGCAATGGTCAAGGCCGCCGCTGTTCGGTTGATTGAGAAAAATCTCGTTGGCGCGGGACTGGTAACCATCACCGTATCCGGAGAGGTTTCCGCCGTCAGGGCCTCGGTTGATGCCGGGGTCACCGCAGTAAATCGCATCCAGGGGGCGGTATTGGTCTCGCAGCATGTTATCGCCCGTCCCTATGAAGAGATGGCCACACTCATCGGCACAGGAGGTGACCTCACTCCACCCGCATTGCCTTCTGGCAAGGATGGCGGAGGCGAAACTGCTTCTGAGCAAGCATCTGATTCAACCGCACAACCGGACGAGATAGCCACCGCAGCCCAGGATGAAGCCCCGAAAGCTGCCACGGTTGAGAAGACAGGGCCTAAAAAAGAAGAACCTGCTCCAACCAAAACCGGGGTATTGCCAATATCGGGTTTGAAAAGACTGACTGTCAGCAAATTACGGCAAATTGCCCTTGGGTTGAGCGGGATCAGTCTCACTGAATTGGAGATCAGGAAGGCGACAAAGAAAAAATTGATCGAAGCTATCGTAACCGTTACAGATAGATAG
- a CDS encoding acetaldehyde dehydrogenase (acetylating), producing the protein MVDKDLLSIQEARSLVRAAKKAQAEFGQYDQERVDSIIKAIADAAKEQAEPLAALAVEETGFGIVRDKKAKNLLASEGLYEAIKDMKTIGVLNEDKEQKLVEIAVPMGVIAGIIPSTNPTSTTIYKSIIALKSGNAIVFTPHPSAKACIGKSVAMIRKTLHECGANEDMVSVMSVPTIQGSGELMKVVDLILATGGPGMVKAAYSSGTPALGVGAGNVPSFIERSADVEDAVTKIFSSKTFDNGTVCASEQAIVTESVIADKVKSTLIAHGGYFLKGEELEQVKRVMERANGSMNPDIVGRDAGYIASLAGISIPANVRLLISDEKGIGPNYPFSKEKLTALLGFYVVEDWQEACETCHALLENGGIGHSLSIHSTNEEVIREFGLRKPVSRILVNTPSTQGAVGITTSLFPSFTLGCGTVGGSSTSDNVTPLNLMNIRRVAYDLGNSPCEVAAPDSTGSETIDVNAITAMIVKQLKEMV; encoded by the coding sequence ATGGTAGACAAGGATTTATTGTCGATTCAGGAAGCCCGTTCCCTGGTTCGCGCCGCGAAAAAAGCGCAGGCGGAATTTGGTCAATATGACCAGGAGCGAGTCGACAGCATTATCAAGGCTATTGCTGATGCCGCCAAAGAGCAGGCCGAGCCGCTGGCAGCCCTGGCGGTTGAAGAAACCGGCTTCGGAATTGTTCGCGACAAGAAGGCGAAAAACCTTCTGGCGAGTGAAGGTCTGTATGAAGCCATCAAGGACATGAAGACCATAGGTGTCCTGAATGAAGACAAGGAACAAAAGCTGGTTGAAATCGCGGTACCGATGGGTGTTATAGCAGGTATCATCCCTTCTACCAACCCGACTTCCACAACCATCTACAAATCGATCATTGCCCTGAAGTCAGGCAACGCCATCGTCTTCACCCCTCATCCCAGTGCTAAAGCATGCATTGGCAAGAGCGTGGCAATGATCCGCAAGACTCTGCATGAATGCGGTGCCAACGAAGACATGGTCAGCGTTATGAGTGTGCCCACCATCCAGGGAAGCGGCGAACTCATGAAAGTTGTCGACCTCATTCTTGCCACCGGCGGACCGGGAATGGTGAAAGCTGCATACAGTTCCGGCACCCCTGCCCTTGGCGTAGGTGCCGGCAACGTACCATCCTTTATCGAACGAAGTGCCGATGTTGAAGATGCTGTTACTAAAATCTTCTCCAGTAAAACGTTTGATAACGGTACCGTATGTGCGTCGGAACAGGCCATCGTCACCGAATCCGTTATCGCCGATAAAGTCAAATCGACCCTTATCGCCCACGGCGGGTACTTCCTGAAAGGCGAAGAGCTTGAGCAAGTAAAACGTGTCATGGAACGTGCCAACGGCAGCATGAACCCTGACATTGTCGGCCGCGATGCCGGGTATATTGCCAGCCTCGCAGGCATCAGCATCCCGGCAAATGTGCGACTGCTCATTTCCGATGAAAAAGGCATTGGCCCCAATTATCCTTTTTCAAAAGAGAAACTCACCGCCCTGCTCGGCTTCTACGTGGTCGAAGACTGGCAGGAAGCATGTGAAACGTGCCATGCCCTTCTTGAAAATGGCGGTATCGGCCACTCCCTTAGTATTCACTCGACCAATGAAGAGGTTATCCGCGAGTTTGGACTGCGAAAACCTGTATCGAGAATACTGGTTAATACCCCCTCCACCCAGGGCGCAGTAGGTATCACAACTTCACTCTTCCCTTCATTCACCCTTGGTTGCGGTACGGTCGGCGGCAGCTCGACTTCTGACAATGTCACTCCGCTCAACCTGATGAATATCAGAAGGGTTGCCTATGATCTGGGCAACAGCCCCTGTGAAGTAGCTGCTCCGGATAGCACTGGTAGCGAAACAATAGATGTCAATGCGATCACAGCAATGATCGTCAAACAGTTGAAAGAGATGGTTTAA
- a CDS encoding BMC domain-containing protein, with amino-acid sequence MSSSNALGMIETKGLVGAVEAADAMVKAANVTLVGKSQVGGGLVTVMVRGDVGAVKAATDAGAAAAANVGELISVHVIPRPHSEVETILPKAEA; translated from the coding sequence ATGTCCTCTTCGAACGCTCTTGGAATGATTGAAACAAAAGGTCTCGTTGGTGCTGTGGAAGCAGCAGATGCAATGGTCAAAGCCGCCAACGTAACACTTGTCGGTAAGTCTCAGGTTGGCGGTGGACTCGTTACCGTCATGGTTCGCGGCGATGTCGGTGCAGTCAAGGCTGCTACCGATGCAGGTGCCGCAGCCGCCGCAAATGTTGGTGAACTGATCAGCGTTCACGTTATCCCACGCCCCCATAGCGAGGTGGAGACCATCCTCCCCAAGGCGGAAGCCTAA
- a CDS encoding phosphate propanoyltransferase: MNEKDFTAILEGILRNVVEQIGTGTPGNDCSTIKDPIPVELSGRHVHLSESDALALFGTSLTPVRELSQPGQFLCKERVRLIGPKGVMDNVAVLGPSRDSSQVEISKTDCRILGIDAPVRQSGDIASTPGIILASQTGIVGLEEGVIVAARHIHMSPEDSRRFGVSDRDKVQVQLDGDRPLTLQDVLVRVDPSFKLAMHIDPDEGNSAGWNNAVTGHIVC; the protein is encoded by the coding sequence ATGAACGAGAAAGATTTTACAGCCATACTGGAAGGTATCTTAAGAAACGTTGTTGAACAAATCGGCACCGGAACACCTGGGAATGACTGCAGCACCATAAAAGATCCCATTCCTGTCGAGTTGTCAGGCCGACATGTACATTTGAGTGAAAGTGATGCCCTGGCATTGTTCGGGACCTCCCTTACTCCAGTGCGGGAACTCTCCCAGCCAGGTCAGTTCTTGTGCAAAGAGCGGGTCAGGTTGATTGGCCCCAAAGGGGTGATGGATAATGTGGCGGTTCTTGGCCCTTCCCGGGATAGCTCCCAGGTGGAAATTTCCAAGACCGATTGCCGCATTCTCGGTATCGATGCACCGGTTCGACAGTCCGGCGACATTGCAAGTACTCCAGGCATAATACTTGCCTCTCAGACCGGCATCGTCGGTCTTGAAGAAGGGGTGATCGTGGCCGCCCGCCACATCCATATGTCGCCTGAAGATTCCCGCAGATTTGGCGTATCTGATAGAGACAAGGTCCAGGTTCAGCTGGACGGAGACCGTCCGCTGACCCTTCAGGATGTACTGGTTCGTGTTGATCCATCATTCAAGCTCGCCATGCACATCGACCCGGATGAGGGCAACAGTGCCGGATGGAACAATGCCGTAACAGGGCACATCGTCTGCTAG
- the eutJ gene encoding ethanolamine utilization protein EutJ: MDFEAINRQISLVESCIDHTIPVQPNEKLYVGVDLGTAYIVVVVLNNEKQPVACAMEFSQVIKDGLVVDYIGATRIVRKLVNELNQRLGRELTHTAIAVPPGTGSKDCKTHSYVVESAGLEVTAVLDEPTAANGVLGLQNGVIVDIGGGTTGLSVLDKGQVVYVADEPTGGTHLTLVLAGNYGISFSEGEELKKQNDRHDEILPIVRPVIQKMATIVNSHIHGRQISNIHLVGGTCCLTGMEKIMEKEIGIPVYKPANPFLVTPLGIALNC; encoded by the coding sequence ATGGATTTCGAAGCAATTAATCGGCAGATCAGCCTGGTAGAGAGCTGTATTGACCACACCATACCGGTTCAACCGAACGAAAAGCTCTACGTTGGTGTCGACCTGGGAACCGCCTATATCGTGGTCGTGGTACTGAACAATGAGAAGCAGCCTGTTGCCTGCGCGATGGAATTCAGCCAGGTAATCAAGGACGGGCTTGTGGTCGACTATATCGGTGCCACCAGGATTGTCCGAAAACTTGTGAACGAGCTGAACCAGCGGCTGGGCAGAGAACTGACCCACACGGCCATCGCCGTGCCGCCGGGAACCGGGAGCAAGGACTGCAAAACCCACAGTTACGTCGTGGAGAGTGCTGGCCTGGAGGTTACCGCTGTTCTTGATGAGCCGACCGCAGCCAATGGAGTGCTTGGCCTGCAGAATGGGGTCATTGTCGATATTGGCGGAGGTACAACCGGCCTCTCCGTTCTTGATAAGGGGCAAGTTGTTTACGTGGCTGATGAGCCAACCGGTGGCACTCATCTCACCCTCGTTCTGGCAGGTAATTACGGCATCAGCTTTAGCGAAGGTGAAGAGTTAAAGAAACAGAACGATCGGCATGATGAAATTCTTCCTATAGTCCGCCCTGTCATCCAGAAAATGGCCACCATAGTCAACAGTCATATCCATGGCCGCCAAATTTCAAATATACACCTCGTCGGCGGCACCTGTTGCCTCACGGGCATGGAAAAAATCATGGAAAAGGAAATCGGTATTCCGGTTTACAAGCCCGCCAATCCTTTTCTGGTTACACCGCTTGGAATTGCACTCAATTGCTGA
- a CDS encoding EutN/CcmL family microcompartment protein produces MIICKVIGNVWATRKKESLNGLKLMVVRRIDANQDEEGAAADSFVAVDCVGAGIGEPVLVATGSSARMALRNQDSPVDAAIIGIIDGSDG; encoded by the coding sequence ATGATTATCTGCAAGGTTATAGGCAACGTCTGGGCAACCAGAAAGAAAGAATCGCTGAACGGTCTGAAGTTAATGGTTGTTCGCCGTATTGATGCCAACCAGGACGAGGAAGGTGCGGCGGCCGACAGCTTTGTTGCTGTGGACTGCGTAGGCGCTGGAATCGGAGAACCGGTACTGGTGGCCACAGGGAGTTCTGCACGTATGGCATTGAGGAATCAGGACAGCCCGGTCGACGCGGCAATCATCGGCATAATAGACGGCAGCGACGGCTGA